The Arthrobacter sp. OAP107 DNA segment CCGGTGCTGCCGAAACCGGAGGTCGCCCACACCGCAACGATGGGGGCTATGACCACCAGCGCCGAGATGATGGCCGCCTGGGCGGACTCGAGCCCGCCCTGCAGCCACAGGGGCATGGGAAGGCCACGGTCTCCGGTCTGGTCAGCACGCAGTTTCATCGCCTCCCATCGTGCCATGCGGGGCCTCGCTCACCCGTTTTCGACAGGCTCAACGGCGCGGGAAAGTCGGACGGTCATGCGCCCGCACCGGCACATGGCCGGCCCGTCTGCGGGCGCTTTTTCGGGAGGCCCGTCGTAAAATTAGCTTGTCCGCATTCAGTGGTTGGAGGCAGAAAATGACTACCGCATCCCCACATGCACACGGCGTTCACTTTGGCAGGACTGACGTTCAGAACGCTGGCATGGGTGTAGGTATTGTCTTGATGGTGGTCGGTGTGCTGGGGTTCATCCCGGGCATCACTGCACGGTATGGCGAACTGATGTTCCTTGGGCCTGATTCGCACGCCATGTTCCTCGGCCTGTTCCAGGTATCCATGCTGCTCAACATCGTGCAGCTGGTCATTGGCGCAACCGGCTGGGCCATGTCCCGCGGAGAGATGGGCGCCCGGAGGTTCCTCATGGGAGCCGGTGCGCTTTATCTCGTCATTAGCATCTACGGGCTCAGTGTCGGAGTGGATTCGGCGGCCAACTTCCTGTCGCTGAACATGCTGGACAGCTGGACCATGATGGTGGCTGGTGTATTGATGATTGCCGCTGGCTGGATGTTTTCACGGCATTCGGTCGCGGACAGGAAATAGCCCGGAACGCGAACGCCGGGAACTAGGAGCCGCGAATGAATAGATATCTAATCTGAGTATTCGTACTACCGGTTGGTGCAGGCGGCCACGCGAATTCGTGGGCGGCTGCACCAACTTTGTGTGGGCACACTGGGGAGCATTCTTGACCGCGGACGGCCACTTCAGAAGCCGGTCTTGAAACGGATCTGGGAATAGGGCTCGCTGGGCAGGTTCCCCGCAGTCCAGGGCTCCTCGGACGGTTCGCTCCGCACTTCGCCGCGCCCGTCACGCAGGACGGCCAGCACCGTTGCCGAAATGGCAACGACGGCGATTACGGCCAGCAGCACAAGGACGACGACGATGGATCCGGACATCTCTAAAGCACCTTCTGCTTAAATTTTATTGCGATTCAACGCGCCCGCTCATGCGCGAATATTTTTCCTCTGGACGGAACGGGGCGCCGGGCATATTCTGGTCTCCCATTGCGCTGGGGGGTGATTCGAATGGGCAACAGGGTGCTTTTACTGGACGCAACCGTCCTGCGCGCCCTGCTGTTGCCCGTTCTCCTGGCCCTGGCGTGGATTATTTGGGGAGCGGCATCAGCCGACGCAGCGCCCGGGGACACCGTGACGGCCGGTTCGCTTGAGACCGGATCCCTCGTCAAAACCCCGGCAGCTGCTACCCCGCAGTCGACATTGTCCGCTCCCCTGGCTTCCGCTACCTCCCGGGTTGCCCCCGTCGCCAAGCTGCTGCCGGCGGTTCCGGCACTGCCGGCAGCACCCAGCCTCCCGACTGCATTCAGCAAGCCTGTGACGACCGTCGTCGGATCCGTTACGGGCACCGCCGGCGCCGTGGTCAACGGGGCATCGACTGCGGTGACCACCGTGGCGGACACAGTGGACAACCTGGCTGCTGCCGCGGAAGACATCGTTTCGTCGGTACCGCAACTGCCGGTGTCTCCTGCGGTGCCCGCTGTTCCTTCTCTCCCGATTCCTGCTGTGCCGGTCCCCGCGGTGCCCGTGCCGTCTGTGCCGGTGCCTGCAGTGCCGCTGCCTGCAGTGCCGCTGCCGGAACTGCCCGCAGCTCCCGTACCGGGTGTCACATCGCCGGCGCCGGCCCCTGGCACCGGGCACAGCTCGCCAGATCTTGCCGCACCTACGAGTGATGATTCCTCCTCGGATGTTCGGCCGGGGACGACCACTCGCAAGGCGGCAGACGGGGCCCGGTCGGCAGCACCGGCCGAGACAGCAGCCACTGTCTCTCCCGCT contains these protein-coding regions:
- a CDS encoding DUF4383 domain-containing protein produces the protein MGVGIVLMVVGVLGFIPGITARYGELMFLGPDSHAMFLGLFQVSMLLNIVQLVIGATGWAMSRGEMGARRFLMGAGALYLVISIYGLSVGVDSAANFLSLNMLDSWTMMVAGVLMIAAGWMFSRHSVADRK